From the Micromonospora lupini genome, one window contains:
- a CDS encoding NAD(P)H-dependent oxidoreductase, with product MTRPAAELPMTALIGNPKPHSRTRTVALATAAALHSRLTHCPTPVAAPTVIDLAELTAELVGQGSRPETLDEVLEAVRRPGLLLVASPTFKAAYSGLLKLFVDVLPRGALTGVVALPLMTAARSGHRHVVDTYLGALLAEVGACVPTAGLCLLEREFDTAEVGIGRWLDRAAPAVVDALAVVPGVPAEPGVSRR from the coding sequence ATGACCCGGCCCGCCGCGGAGTTGCCGATGACCGCGCTGATCGGCAACCCCAAACCCCATTCCCGTACGCGGACAGTCGCGCTTGCCACCGCGGCGGCCCTGCACTCCCGACTGACCCACTGCCCGACCCCGGTCGCGGCGCCCACGGTGATCGACCTGGCCGAGCTGACGGCCGAGCTGGTCGGTCAGGGCAGCCGGCCGGAGACCCTCGACGAGGTGCTGGAGGCGGTACGCCGGCCCGGGTTGCTGCTGGTTGCCAGCCCCACGTTCAAGGCGGCGTACAGCGGCCTGTTGAAGCTCTTCGTCGACGTGCTGCCCCGGGGCGCGCTCACCGGGGTGGTGGCGCTGCCGTTGATGACCGCCGCCCGGTCCGGTCACCGGCACGTCGTGGACACCTACCTGGGCGCCCTGCTGGCCGAGGTGGGCGCGTGCGTGCCCACGGCCGGCCTGTGCCTGCTGGAGCGCGAGTTCGACACGGCGGAGGTCGGCATCGGGCGCTGGCTGGACCGGGCGGCGCCGGCGGTGGTGGATGCCCTCGCCGTGGTGCCCGGCGTGCCGGCCGAGCCCGGAGTCAGCCGGCGTTGA
- a CDS encoding helix-turn-helix transcriptional regulator — translation MNISEEEFAPPPSGDPLDPLVGRNCALDLFDRALAGVRDGQPAMIEFVGDPGTGKTRLLREVAARARRAGVPVLAAAGRDGQQVGQVITALTDESCAAVRAGGPPLLLLDDLHSASPETATLLRRLAQAPPPGLLWVSAYRPRQMPSRVTTALAAGTYLSRRAVTLTPLDRASVATLLGLTEGRAAQRVHVLSGGVPRYVLAYRPGALDGPVAALRGLPAELPVDVTGAVQLDLDALTDEQREMLEAVSVRPDGFEPALAAALADRGPEVTSDLLDALVAADLLRTDPTEASTLRFRHEVDRTVVYRALSPGRRRRLHATAARVLRELGHPVSRYAEHLSASGQCAEPATADALIEAAESGLVPRLAAIRWMTNVQRLLPAAEVTEPRRTRLEFAMADALVGAGQLRQARTLLQELTRRPLATRDQRLRAVAARARVERLLGRPFDAYALLLPYRDGPEEPHGGFLLTVEAAIAGALCGAPDTAEHARTLSALAERTGSAVCATTAAVVQSFVAAYTDCGIRVQETLDRASSEVDAFADTDLARYPDLLALLGWAEYFHERERSALHHFDRALDICCRAGLVALTPWLLLGRSAVTARLGSLDRARIEGEDAEEVAVAMGIDPMVALARAYRAIAVAWRSGPAAARHLADAAVLDAGTRRENWYDGASQRVSVRLRFLAGDRAGSTSTLLRACGGDGLDQVEVTNRACWASALAEMAHKAGRCDEAARWLAVAEGYAERLGLRGQSALTRTTRARLTLEVDPRCAAELAAAAADSFASLGWRLEEASARLVRARALCEAREWSAAEVELAETRRIAELVDSPPLRRSVAGEQSRAAGAAGRLPAAAAGGELTLTRREWDIARLVAAGASNAEAADQVYVTVKTVEAHLTRIFRKTGVSSRAGLAALLVSRAVDPRTSTEDRGSATRRARFDR, via the coding sequence ATGAACATCAGCGAGGAGGAGTTCGCCCCGCCACCGTCGGGCGACCCTCTCGACCCCCTGGTCGGGCGTAACTGTGCGCTCGACCTGTTCGACCGCGCCCTGGCCGGGGTCCGCGACGGCCAACCCGCAATGATCGAGTTCGTGGGTGACCCCGGCACCGGCAAGACGCGGCTGCTGCGTGAGGTCGCCGCGCGAGCCCGACGAGCCGGGGTGCCGGTGCTCGCCGCGGCCGGCCGCGACGGCCAGCAGGTCGGGCAGGTGATCACCGCGCTGACGGACGAGTCCTGCGCTGCGGTACGCGCCGGTGGGCCGCCGCTGCTGCTCCTGGACGACCTGCACAGCGCGTCACCCGAGACGGCCACGCTGCTGCGTCGGCTCGCGCAGGCCCCGCCCCCGGGTCTGCTGTGGGTCAGCGCGTACCGGCCGCGGCAGATGCCCTCGCGCGTGACCACCGCGCTCGCCGCGGGCACCTACCTGAGCCGGCGGGCGGTCACCCTGACACCGTTGGACCGGGCCAGCGTCGCCACGCTGCTCGGCCTGACGGAGGGACGCGCGGCGCAGCGGGTCCACGTGCTCTCCGGCGGCGTGCCCCGCTACGTCCTGGCCTATCGCCCGGGCGCCCTGGACGGCCCGGTCGCCGCCCTGCGTGGCCTGCCCGCCGAGCTGCCCGTCGATGTCACGGGCGCGGTCCAGCTCGACCTCGACGCGCTCACCGACGAGCAGCGGGAGATGCTGGAGGCCGTCTCGGTGCGCCCGGACGGATTCGAGCCCGCGCTCGCCGCGGCGCTCGCCGATCGTGGCCCGGAGGTCACCAGCGACCTGCTCGACGCGCTGGTGGCCGCGGACCTGCTGCGGACCGACCCCACCGAGGCGTCGACGCTGCGGTTCCGCCACGAGGTGGACCGCACGGTGGTGTACCGCGCGCTGTCCCCCGGCCGACGGCGACGCCTGCACGCGACGGCGGCCCGCGTGCTGCGCGAGCTGGGGCATCCGGTCAGCCGGTACGCCGAGCACCTGTCGGCGAGCGGGCAGTGCGCCGAACCGGCGACCGCCGACGCGCTCATCGAGGCCGCGGAGAGCGGTCTCGTGCCCCGGCTCGCCGCGATCCGGTGGATGACAAACGTCCAGCGGCTGCTGCCCGCCGCCGAGGTCACCGAGCCACGCCGTACGCGGCTGGAGTTCGCGATGGCTGACGCGCTTGTCGGCGCGGGTCAACTGCGCCAGGCCCGCACCCTGCTCCAGGAGCTGACCCGCCGTCCGCTCGCCACCCGCGACCAGCGGCTGCGGGCGGTTGCCGCACGGGCGCGGGTGGAGCGGTTGCTGGGCCGCCCGTTCGACGCGTACGCGCTGCTGCTGCCGTACCGGGACGGGCCGGAGGAGCCGCACGGTGGGTTCCTGCTGACAGTCGAGGCGGCGATCGCCGGCGCCCTCTGCGGAGCGCCGGACACGGCGGAGCACGCCCGGACTCTGAGCGCGTTGGCCGAGCGCACCGGCTCGGCGGTCTGCGCGACCACAGCGGCGGTGGTGCAGTCGTTCGTGGCCGCGTACACCGACTGCGGGATCCGGGTGCAGGAGACGCTGGACCGGGCGTCGTCCGAGGTGGACGCGTTCGCCGACACCGACCTCGCTCGGTATCCGGACCTGTTGGCCCTGCTGGGTTGGGCCGAGTACTTCCACGAGCGGGAGCGCTCGGCCCTGCACCACTTCGACCGTGCGCTGGACATCTGCTGCCGCGCGGGTCTCGTGGCGCTGACCCCCTGGCTGCTGCTCGGCCGGAGCGCGGTGACCGCCCGACTGGGCAGCCTGGACCGGGCCCGGATCGAGGGTGAGGACGCCGAGGAGGTGGCCGTCGCCATGGGCATCGACCCGATGGTGGCGCTGGCACGGGCGTACCGGGCCATCGCGGTGGCGTGGCGCAGCGGCCCGGCGGCGGCCCGCCACCTGGCCGACGCCGCCGTGCTGGACGCCGGCACCCGCCGCGAGAACTGGTACGACGGGGCGAGTCAGCGGGTGTCGGTGCGTCTGCGGTTCCTCGCCGGGGACCGGGCCGGCTCGACGTCGACGTTGCTGCGCGCCTGCGGCGGTGACGGTCTCGACCAGGTCGAGGTGACCAACCGGGCCTGCTGGGCCTCGGCCCTGGCCGAGATGGCCCACAAGGCCGGTCGGTGCGACGAGGCCGCGCGCTGGTTGGCAGTGGCGGAGGGGTACGCCGAGCGGTTGGGGCTGCGGGGGCAGAGCGCGTTGACCCGGACCACCCGGGCGCGGCTGACCCTGGAGGTCGATCCGCGCTGTGCCGCGGAGCTGGCCGCCGCGGCGGCGGACTCGTTCGCGAGTCTGGGGTGGAGACTGGAGGAGGCGTCGGCGCGGTTGGTGCGGGCGCGCGCTCTGTGCGAGGCCCGGGAGTGGTCGGCGGCGGAGGTCGAACTCGCCGAGACCCGCCGCATCGCGGAGCTTGTCGACTCCCCGCCGCTGCGACGCTCGGTGGCAGGCGAGCAGAGCCGCGCCGCCGGGGCCGCGGGCCGTCTGCCGGCCGCGGCGGCGGGCGGGGAGCTGACCCTGACGCGGCGGGAGTGGGACATCGCCCGGCTGGTGGCGGCCGGCGCGAGCAACGCCGAGGCGGCGGACCAGGTGTACGTGACAGTCAAGACGGTGGAGGCTCACCTGACCCGCATCTTCCGCAAGACGGGGGTGTCGTCACGGGCCGGGCTGGCCGCGTTGCTGGTGTCCCGGGCTGTCGACCCGCGAACCTCGACAGAGGATCGCGGGTCTGCGACCCGGAGAGCCCGATTTGATCGTTGA
- a CDS encoding SDR family oxidoreductase: MRIAVMGGTGLIGSQVVRILQAAGHDAVAHSQSTGVDLLSGQGLPEALKDAEVVVNLTNSPTFDDASPAFFQTTMDNLLTAAERAGVGHAVILSIVGVDQVPDLAYYRAKVLQEDILKASAVPYSIVRATQFFEFVDAVLSWTADENTVRLPRTPVQPMAAADVAQAVADVSVGAPLRGVRNVAGPDVFPLDELGRITLAAHGDQRTVTTDDSAGMFAAVPGDVLIAKEDAVNAPTSYREWLAR, translated from the coding sequence ATGAGGATCGCCGTGATGGGCGGGACCGGACTGATCGGGTCCCAGGTCGTCCGGATCCTGCAGGCGGCCGGGCACGACGCGGTTGCGCACTCGCAGTCGACCGGGGTCGACCTCCTCAGCGGACAGGGTCTGCCCGAGGCGCTCAAGGACGCCGAGGTCGTCGTCAACCTGACGAACTCGCCGACCTTCGACGACGCCTCCCCCGCCTTCTTCCAGACGACCATGGACAACCTCCTGACGGCCGCCGAGCGGGCCGGCGTCGGCCACGCGGTGATCCTGTCCATCGTCGGCGTCGACCAGGTGCCCGACCTGGCCTACTACCGCGCGAAGGTGCTCCAGGAGGACATCCTCAAGGCCAGCGCGGTGCCGTACTCGATCGTCCGCGCCACCCAGTTCTTCGAGTTCGTCGACGCGGTCCTTTCCTGGACCGCCGACGAGAACACCGTCCGCCTGCCCCGCACCCCCGTGCAGCCGATGGCCGCGGCCGACGTGGCCCAGGCCGTCGCCGACGTCAGCGTGGGCGCACCCCTGCGGGGCGTACGCAACGTCGCCGGCCCCGACGTGTTCCCGCTCGACGAACTGGGCCGGATCACACTCGCCGCGCACGGCGACCAGCGCACCGTCACCACCGACGACAGCGCCGGCATGTTCGCCGCCGTCCCGGGCGACGTGCTGATCGCCAAGGAGGACGCCGTCAACGCGCCGACGTCCTACCGGGAGTGGCTGGCGCGCTGA
- a CDS encoding RrF2 family transcriptional regulator, whose protein sequence is MKMSGGVEWALHCCVVLTASSRPVPAARLAELHDVSGSYLAKQLQALARAGLIHSVQGKAGGYALTRAPESISLLDVVHAVDGPGPAFVCTEIRQRGPLATPPDACTRACPIARAMASAEKAWRAALAEVTIADLARDVDVDSGPEALAGVSAWLTGGSAG, encoded by the coding sequence ATGAAGATGTCCGGCGGGGTCGAGTGGGCGCTGCACTGCTGTGTCGTGCTCACGGCCAGCAGCAGGCCCGTCCCGGCCGCCCGGCTCGCGGAGCTGCACGACGTCTCCGGCAGCTACCTCGCCAAACAGCTCCAGGCGCTTGCCCGCGCCGGGCTCATTCATTCCGTGCAGGGCAAGGCGGGCGGCTACGCGCTGACCCGCGCTCCGGAGAGCATCAGCCTGCTCGACGTGGTCCACGCCGTCGACGGGCCGGGGCCCGCCTTCGTCTGCACCGAGATCCGTCAGCGCGGCCCCCTGGCCACCCCACCCGACGCCTGCACCCGCGCGTGCCCGATAGCGCGTGCCATGGCGAGCGCCGAGAAGGCGTGGCGCGCGGCCCTGGCCGAGGTCACGATCGCCGACCTCGCCCGCGACGTCGACGTCGACTCCGGCCCCGAGGCCCTGGCCGGCGTCAGCGCCTGGCTCACCGGCGGCAGCGCCGGCTGA